From the Kogia breviceps isolate mKogBre1 chromosome 3, mKogBre1 haplotype 1, whole genome shotgun sequence genome, one window contains:
- the DEGS2 gene encoding sphingolipid delta(4)-desaturase/C4-monooxygenase DES2 isoform X1: MGNSAGRSDFEWVYTDQPHTQRRKEMLAKYPAIKALMRPDPRLKWLVLGMVLAQLLACWLVRGLPWRWLLFWAYTFGGCVNHSLTLAIHDISHNTAFGTGHPAHNRWFAVFANLPLGVPYASSFKKYHVDHHRYLGGDGLDVDVPTRLEGWLFCTPARKLLWLALQPFFYSLRPLCVHPKAMTRMEVFNALAQLAANATIFTLWGLKPMAYLLASSLLGLGLHPISGHFVAEHYMFLKGHETYSYYGPLNWITFNVGYHTEHHDFPSIPGCNLPLVRKIAPEYYDHLPQHYSWVKVLWDFVSEDSLGPYARVKRVCKLAEDGL, translated from the exons ATGGGCAACAGCGCGGGCCGCAGCGACTTCGAGTGGGTCTACACGGACCAGCCGCACACGCAGCGGCGCAAGGAGATGCTCG CCAAGTACCCAGCCATCAAAGCCCTGATGCGGCCGGACCCTCGTCTCAAGTGGCTGGTGCTGGGGATGGTGCTGGCGCAGCTGCTGGCCTGCTGGCTGGTGCGGGGCCTGCCGTGGCGCTGGCTGCTCTTCTGGGCCTACACCTTCGGGGGCTGCGTGAACCACTCGCTGACGCTGGCCATCCACGACATCTCGCACAACACGGCCTTCGGCACCGGCCACCCTGCCCACAACCGCTGGTTCGCCGTCTTCGCCAACCTGCCCTTGGGTGTGCCCTACGCCTCCTCCTTCAAGAAGTACCACGTGGACCACCACCGCTACCTGGGCGGCGACGGGCTGGACGTGGACGTGCCCACGCGCCTCGAGGGCTGGCTCTTCTGCACGCCGGCCCGCAAGCTGCTCTGGCTGGCGCTGCAGCCTTTCTTCTATTCGCTGCGGCCGCTCTGCGTGCACCCCAAGGCCATGACCCGCATGGAGGTGTTCAACGCCCTGGCGCAGCTGGCGGCCAACGCCACCATCTTCACCCTCTGGGGGCTCAAGCCCATGGCCTACCTGCTGGCCAGCTCcctgctgggcctgggcctgcACCCCATCTCGGGCCACTTTGTGGCTGAGCACTACATGTTCCTCAAGGGCCACGAGACCTACTCCTATTATGGGCCCCTCAACTGGATCACCTTCAACGTGGGCTACCACACGGAGCATCACGACTTCCCCAGCATCCCGGGCTGCAACCTGCCCCTG GTACGGAAGATCGCGCCCGAGTACTATGACCACCTGCCCCAGCACTACTCGTGGGTGAAAGTGCTCTGGGACTTTGTGTCTGAGGACTCCCTGGGGCCCTACGCCAGGGTGAAACGGGTGTGCAAGCTAGCAGAGGACGGCCTGTGA
- the DEGS2 gene encoding sphingolipid delta(4)-desaturase/C4-monooxygenase DES2 isoform X2: protein MGTIFLSGGVAKYPAIKALMRPDPRLKWLVLGMVLAQLLACWLVRGLPWRWLLFWAYTFGGCVNHSLTLAIHDISHNTAFGTGHPAHNRWFAVFANLPLGVPYASSFKKYHVDHHRYLGGDGLDVDVPTRLEGWLFCTPARKLLWLALQPFFYSLRPLCVHPKAMTRMEVFNALAQLAANATIFTLWGLKPMAYLLASSLLGLGLHPISGHFVAEHYMFLKGHETYSYYGPLNWITFNVGYHTEHHDFPSIPGCNLPLVRKIAPEYYDHLPQHYSWVKVLWDFVSEDSLGPYARVKRVCKLAEDGL, encoded by the exons ATGGGCACCATCTTCCTTTCTGGAGGAGTGG CCAAGTACCCAGCCATCAAAGCCCTGATGCGGCCGGACCCTCGTCTCAAGTGGCTGGTGCTGGGGATGGTGCTGGCGCAGCTGCTGGCCTGCTGGCTGGTGCGGGGCCTGCCGTGGCGCTGGCTGCTCTTCTGGGCCTACACCTTCGGGGGCTGCGTGAACCACTCGCTGACGCTGGCCATCCACGACATCTCGCACAACACGGCCTTCGGCACCGGCCACCCTGCCCACAACCGCTGGTTCGCCGTCTTCGCCAACCTGCCCTTGGGTGTGCCCTACGCCTCCTCCTTCAAGAAGTACCACGTGGACCACCACCGCTACCTGGGCGGCGACGGGCTGGACGTGGACGTGCCCACGCGCCTCGAGGGCTGGCTCTTCTGCACGCCGGCCCGCAAGCTGCTCTGGCTGGCGCTGCAGCCTTTCTTCTATTCGCTGCGGCCGCTCTGCGTGCACCCCAAGGCCATGACCCGCATGGAGGTGTTCAACGCCCTGGCGCAGCTGGCGGCCAACGCCACCATCTTCACCCTCTGGGGGCTCAAGCCCATGGCCTACCTGCTGGCCAGCTCcctgctgggcctgggcctgcACCCCATCTCGGGCCACTTTGTGGCTGAGCACTACATGTTCCTCAAGGGCCACGAGACCTACTCCTATTATGGGCCCCTCAACTGGATCACCTTCAACGTGGGCTACCACACGGAGCATCACGACTTCCCCAGCATCCCGGGCTGCAACCTGCCCCTG GTACGGAAGATCGCGCCCGAGTACTATGACCACCTGCCCCAGCACTACTCGTGGGTGAAAGTGCTCTGGGACTTTGTGTCTGAGGACTCCCTGGGGCCCTACGCCAGGGTGAAACGGGTGTGCAAGCTAGCAGAGGACGGCCTGTGA